From the Glutamicibacter halophytocola genome, the window GGTGCTGGGGAGCGGAGTGCGCGCGACCCCGCGCCCGCGGTGACGCGCGCAATCGGAATCCTTGGCTTGCTCGCCGAAGCCGATGGCCGCGCCCTTTCGCTCAGCGAGCTTGCGCGCACTCTGGGCATTGCCAAATCCTCCTGCGCCAACCTCTGTCAGGCATTGGAAGATGGCGAGATGATTCGGCGCACCGGCGACGGTTTTGGGCTGGGGCGCCGCAATGCAGAACTCGGCGGAGCTTATTCCCTCCAGTTCAACCAGGTGCGCGAATTCTTCGGACTGATCTCCTCATCGCCGACCTTGCATGGAGAGCTGGTGCAGATTGCCATGCTCGACGGTGCTGATGCACTGTATTTGGCCCGCCATGAAGGGCGCACCCCTTATCGCTTTGGCGCACCTTTGGGTTCCCGCCTGCCTGCGGCTTTCAGCGCCACCGGCAATGCGCTGCTCCTGTCGTTGGGTGATGACCAGCTCGCGGAGCTGATGGATGGCGTTCTGCCGATGCGCAGCGGCATTGACGGCCTTGAAGTGACCGCCAAGGATCTGCGCCAGCGCCTGGCTGTTGCTCGCGAGCGTGGATTTGCGGTGGATGAAGGGCATTCAACCAGCGGCGTGACCGGCGTAGCGGTGCCCCTGGCCGCCTGGTCTCCTGGGGATCCTCCCTTGGCCCTGGGAACCGCCATGCCTTCGGACCAGGCTGATCCGGTGCGTGTGGCCGCGATTGGCACCGCCTTGCGCGAGGTGGCTGCCCGGCTAGAAAATCCCTGGAGGGCGCGCACGGCACGCGACTAAAACGCCGCGAGGAAGCCAGCCGGATAAGAAGTTCACGGCGCCGCCCCATCGCCCCGCTTACAGCGGGACGATGGGGCGGCGCTTTTTCGTGTTCCGGATTCTCCCTAAATTTAAGCGTCCACTATGTTGTACACCGTTCGCTATGCTGGTATCTTCAATGCAGGAAGTAGTGATGCGATTCACTCGTCGAAGGAGACCTCCATGAATACAACACCAGAACGGGCCGCTGGCTCCGGTGGGGCAGCGCTCGATGCGCACTACGCCAAGAACCTGCAGCGGGCGACCCTAGCCTCCAGCATCGGCAGCGCATTAGAGTATTTCGAC encodes:
- a CDS encoding IclR family transcriptional regulator, which translates into the protein MTSVNEVADGAGERSARDPAPAVTRAIGILGLLAEADGRALSLSELARTLGIAKSSCANLCQALEDGEMIRRTGDGFGLGRRNAELGGAYSLQFNQVREFFGLISSSPTLHGELVQIAMLDGADALYLARHEGRTPYRFGAPLGSRLPAAFSATGNALLLSLGDDQLAELMDGVLPMRSGIDGLEVTAKDLRQRLAVARERGFAVDEGHSTSGVTGVAVPLAAWSPGDPPLALGTAMPSDQADPVRVAAIGTALREVAARLENPWRARTARD